A stretch of Corallococcus silvisoli DNA encodes these proteins:
- a CDS encoding spinster family MFS transporter, with protein sequence MNASSPTASSSASATQSVRAGYALFILTLINLVNYLDRYIIAVALPEIQKDFGINDAQSGLLGTVFIIVFMLASPLGGFLGDRVPRRLLVAGGVVLWSLATGASGLAASFTALLLARAVIGIGEAGYGAVAPSIISDLYPREQRTRMLSYFYIAIPVGSAMGYGLGGWLTQTYSWHAAFFAGGVPGLVLGTMAFFMPEPRRGAMDGPEATVKLPFMEGLKGLGRNMAFWATTAGYTLMTFSIGGLAFWMPTYLVRERHLWLEHPGRVGLVFGAITAVAGLTGTVAGGWLGDRLDRKRVGGGLWMSGVGLLLAAPCMYLAVNLQDTALTFAAIGVAQFLIFLNSGPINAAIVNCVPPAFRAFAMGLNVLCIHMLGDAISPTLIGQIADMASLHTAIAINAVPVLLGGLALLLGAKLFREAVPRAQA encoded by the coding sequence CTGTTCATCCTCACGCTCATCAACCTGGTCAACTACCTCGACCGGTACATCATCGCCGTGGCGCTGCCGGAGATTCAGAAGGACTTCGGCATCAACGACGCGCAGTCGGGCCTGCTGGGCACCGTCTTCATCATCGTGTTCATGCTGGCCTCGCCCCTGGGAGGCTTCCTGGGAGACCGGGTACCGCGCCGGCTGCTGGTGGCGGGCGGCGTCGTCCTGTGGAGCCTGGCCACCGGGGCCAGCGGCCTGGCGGCCTCGTTCACCGCGCTGCTGCTGGCGCGCGCGGTGATTGGCATTGGCGAGGCGGGCTACGGCGCGGTGGCTCCGTCCATCATCTCCGACCTCTACCCGCGCGAGCAGCGCACGCGGATGCTGTCGTACTTCTACATCGCCATCCCGGTGGGCTCCGCGATGGGCTACGGCCTGGGCGGGTGGCTGACGCAGACGTATTCGTGGCACGCGGCGTTCTTCGCGGGCGGCGTGCCCGGGCTCGTGCTGGGCACGATGGCCTTCTTCATGCCGGAGCCGCGACGCGGTGCCATGGACGGGCCGGAAGCGACGGTGAAGCTGCCCTTCATGGAAGGCCTCAAGGGGCTGGGCCGCAACATGGCCTTCTGGGCGACGACGGCCGGCTACACGCTGATGACGTTCTCCATTGGCGGGCTGGCGTTCTGGATGCCCACGTACCTGGTGCGCGAGCGGCACCTGTGGCTGGAGCATCCGGGCCGCGTGGGGCTGGTCTTCGGCGCCATCACCGCCGTGGCGGGCCTCACCGGCACCGTGGCCGGCGGCTGGCTGGGCGACAGGCTGGACCGCAAGCGCGTGGGTGGCGGCCTGTGGATGTCCGGCGTGGGCCTGCTGCTCGCGGCGCCGTGCATGTACCTGGCGGTGAACCTGCAGGACACGGCGCTCACGTTCGCGGCCATTGGCGTGGCGCAGTTCCTCATCTTCCTCAACAGCGGGCCCATCAACGCCGCCATCGTCAACTGCGTGCCGCCCGCGTTCCGCGCCTTCGCGATGGGCCTCAACGTGCTGTGCATCCACATGCTGGGGGACGCCATCTCGCCCACGCTCATCGGGCAGATCGCCGACATGGCCAGCCTCCACACCGCCATCGCCATCAACGCGGTGCCAGTGCTGCTGGGCGGACTGGCGCTCCTGCTGGGCGCGAAGCTGTTCCGGGAGGCCGTGCCCCGCGCGCAGGCCTGA
- a CDS encoding AraC family transcriptional regulator — translation MHPLHASSAPVFVACGRSHPTPSAHVASHPQAVLALYTGGRAVIHQRTRFTLSPGDVMLIPSGEKHRMVMAERAEAWGLGFHPSAFARTEVAPLLEPFERVRQGASAVVSIPSSRQEHLVRLLSELREETLTQHRPLGEQVTRSLFSLVLAEVARASAWTPVDMRASLAGEALSFIERHCLEPISLREVAAAVNRSPSHVTTAIKQATGKSAVEWIISGRLAEARRRLLSTDERVDIIAERVGYADPTHFIRLFRRSEGLTPAAWRRQHRAPSAS, via the coding sequence ATGCATCCCTTGCACGCATCCTCGGCCCCTGTGTTCGTGGCATGCGGGCGCAGCCACCCCACGCCCTCCGCCCATGTCGCGTCGCATCCCCAGGCCGTCCTCGCCCTCTACACGGGCGGCCGGGCCGTCATCCATCAACGCACCCGCTTCACCCTGTCCCCGGGCGACGTGATGCTCATCCCCTCTGGGGAGAAGCACCGGATGGTGATGGCCGAGCGGGCGGAGGCCTGGGGCCTCGGGTTCCATCCGTCCGCGTTCGCCCGGACGGAGGTAGCTCCGCTGCTGGAGCCCTTCGAGCGCGTGCGCCAGGGTGCCTCCGCCGTCGTATCGATTCCTTCCAGTCGTCAGGAGCACCTGGTGCGCCTGCTGTCGGAGCTGCGTGAGGAGACGCTCACGCAGCACCGTCCGCTGGGGGAGCAGGTGACGCGCAGCCTGTTCTCGCTGGTGCTGGCGGAGGTGGCTCGCGCGAGCGCGTGGACGCCCGTGGACATGCGGGCGTCACTCGCGGGGGAAGCGCTCTCGTTCATCGAACGGCACTGCCTGGAGCCCATCTCGCTGCGCGAAGTGGCCGCCGCCGTGAACCGCTCTCCCTCTCACGTCACGACAGCGATCAAACAGGCCACGGGCAAGAGCGCGGTGGAGTGGATCATCTCCGGACGGCTCGCGGAAGCGCGGCGGCGGCTGCTGTCCACCGACGAGCGCGTGGACATCATCGCCGAGCGCGTGGGCTACGCGGACCCCACGCACTTCATCCGCTTGTTCCGGCGCTCGGAGGGACTCACGCCCGCCGCGTGGCGCCGGCAGCACCGCGCGCCGTCCGCCAGCTGA
- a CDS encoding RNA polymerase sigma factor, which translates to MEWDDDTLRRFREGTPEVLAEVYRAHAEPLARLLKAAAWRGAFTRLRSAMELENTLLETFARAFEPRTRAAYNGTRPYAHFLMGIARNVLLEQSREREMVGRDEPFEGLTDASAEDGGLAELLEDREVEALLAAFKEGLSREEHRLFELRFGEGVAQEEAATALGLTRIQVRRREFGLKSRLLGFLQAKGYLQDLRTQGWSFFTRRGAR; encoded by the coding sequence ATGGAGTGGGATGACGACACGCTGCGCCGTTTTCGCGAAGGCACCCCGGAGGTGTTGGCGGAGGTGTATCGCGCGCACGCGGAGCCGCTCGCCCGCCTGCTCAAGGCGGCCGCATGGCGGGGAGCCTTCACCCGCTTGAGGAGCGCGATGGAGCTGGAGAACACGCTGCTGGAGACCTTCGCCCGCGCGTTCGAGCCCCGCACGCGCGCGGCCTACAACGGCACGCGCCCCTATGCCCACTTCCTGATGGGCATCGCGCGCAACGTGCTCCTGGAGCAGTCGCGCGAGCGCGAGATGGTGGGGCGTGACGAGCCCTTCGAGGGCCTCACCGACGCGTCCGCCGAGGATGGCGGCCTCGCGGAGCTCCTGGAGGACCGCGAGGTGGAGGCGCTGCTCGCGGCGTTCAAGGAGGGGCTGTCGCGTGAAGAACACCGGCTGTTCGAGCTGCGCTTCGGCGAGGGCGTGGCCCAGGAAGAAGCGGCCACGGCGCTGGGCCTCACGCGCATCCAGGTAAGGCGGCGCGAGTTCGGTTTGAAGTCGAGGCTGCTGGGGTTCCTCCAGGCGAAGGGATACCTCCAGGATCTGCGGACGCAGGGCTGGAGCTTCTTCACGCGGCGGGGTGCGCGATGA
- a CDS encoding POTRA domain-containing protein, whose product MLLLVCAFPALAAPRDDDAPDVVAVELHLPEGRSTEGLAGLVTVRKGQALTPGAVRKSVEQLFATGRFADVVALTQDVPGGVRLVFQLTPLPLLSHVAVRGNHVLTSGELLEASGLLQGGPLDPEELDTAAASVREAYQRKGYDAVDIQVEQRPVPAGGVAVTLVVEEGKPTRVRQVTFSGSPALPLPRLVAALGMKPGEVFDRARLDGGLERLRALLREGQHWQAWVGTPTIVVEDSEASVAVPVAAGPAFHLRFTGNHRFPDAVLARVVAYDGEEAMDEAVAARLARRLEAFYRRRGFHDARVRASEAVRPDGDAAVLGFQVDEGALLRVTDVRFHGNAALSSGALRSMLTNQVAVLETWPELDLPMREDPLETEGRERRQAMGAVPPPDPSTVYVEDAWLDAADAMTATYREQGFASAQVTFRGLTVDAIHHTAEADFDVEEGPRALMRAPRFEGMPPEVDPTWVKLLLPVGQPLSFERVEQAQASLERGLGREGFLFARVSNAVSVDGEGTAAQVVFRVDAGPRVRVGQVLLQGLTRTDPDVVLALLGLKPGAPLSVEGLAEAQRRLSRLGLFRQAEVSLADPNRREASKDVLVTVQERPRIDGEVSGGYFLVDGPRITLDTAWRNLDGRGLNLLARGKVNYAGASAEALSSSRQPAGCSTGELSGEACESDLEGLSGLGGRGNLALSQPRLSFLAPQEIGARLDLIGERAHRPSYLSTRFAAVAGVDWALASWVNVSLQYELENNRLRSRAGVLELVNRADQERLRYPYGDFALHSLRPSMTLDFRDDPANPRRGMVLSTSVEFMRGIRVRPTDVAGSRVPEFPIDGVKLSGSVSAYAPLGRRASVAVSARAGTIVPLTQGSQNIGSKLFYLGGSSSLRGFREDGVLPQDVREGLHQRLAACRAVITPAGCPDDLKAVLAGQVPASQGGELYTLGKAELRVPAVAAVDLGLFFEVGNLWQDRTLFDLGVLRYTAGVGLRYVTPVGPLAFDVGFNLDRDEALNEAPTQFHFSIGTF is encoded by the coding sequence GTGCTGCTGCTCGTGTGCGCGTTTCCCGCGCTCGCGGCCCCCCGCGATGACGACGCCCCTGACGTGGTGGCGGTGGAGCTGCATCTCCCGGAGGGCAGGTCCACCGAGGGGTTGGCGGGGCTGGTCACGGTGCGCAAGGGCCAGGCGCTGACGCCCGGCGCGGTGCGCAAGTCCGTGGAGCAGCTGTTCGCCACGGGGCGGTTCGCGGACGTGGTGGCCCTGACGCAGGACGTGCCCGGGGGCGTGCGGCTGGTGTTCCAGCTCACGCCGCTGCCGCTGTTGTCGCACGTCGCGGTGCGGGGCAACCACGTGCTGACGTCCGGTGAGCTGCTGGAGGCGAGCGGCTTGTTGCAGGGCGGTCCGTTGGATCCCGAGGAGCTGGACACGGCGGCGGCCTCCGTGCGCGAGGCCTACCAGCGCAAGGGCTACGACGCCGTCGACATCCAGGTGGAGCAGCGGCCCGTGCCCGCGGGCGGCGTGGCGGTGACGCTGGTGGTGGAGGAGGGCAAGCCGACCCGCGTGCGGCAGGTGACGTTCTCTGGCAGTCCCGCGCTGCCCCTGCCGCGTCTGGTGGCGGCGCTGGGGATGAAGCCCGGCGAGGTCTTCGACCGAGCGCGACTGGATGGCGGCCTGGAGCGGCTGCGGGCGCTGCTGCGCGAGGGTCAGCACTGGCAGGCCTGGGTGGGGACGCCCACCATTGTCGTCGAGGACAGCGAGGCGTCCGTGGCGGTGCCGGTGGCGGCGGGGCCCGCGTTCCACCTGCGCTTCACGGGCAACCACCGCTTCCCGGACGCGGTGCTGGCGCGCGTGGTGGCCTACGACGGCGAGGAGGCGATGGACGAGGCCGTGGCGGCGCGGCTCGCTCGGCGGCTGGAGGCCTTCTACCGGCGGCGGGGCTTTCATGACGCGCGCGTGCGGGCCTCCGAAGCCGTGCGGCCGGACGGCGACGCGGCCGTGCTGGGCTTCCAGGTGGACGAGGGCGCCCTGCTGCGCGTGACGGACGTGCGCTTCCACGGCAACGCGGCGCTGTCGTCAGGCGCGCTGCGCTCCATGCTGACCAATCAGGTGGCGGTGCTGGAGACGTGGCCGGAGCTGGACCTGCCCATGCGCGAGGACCCGCTGGAGACGGAGGGCCGCGAGCGGCGCCAGGCCATGGGGGCGGTGCCGCCGCCGGATCCCTCCACGGTCTACGTGGAGGACGCGTGGCTTGACGCGGCGGACGCGATGACCGCGACCTACCGGGAGCAGGGCTTCGCCTCCGCGCAGGTCACCTTCCGGGGCCTCACGGTGGACGCCATCCACCACACGGCCGAGGCGGACTTCGACGTGGAGGAGGGCCCCCGGGCGCTGATGCGCGCGCCGCGCTTCGAGGGCATGCCCCCGGAGGTGGACCCCACGTGGGTGAAGCTGCTGCTCCCCGTGGGACAGCCGCTGAGCTTCGAGCGGGTGGAGCAAGCGCAGGCCTCGCTGGAGCGGGGGCTGGGCCGGGAGGGCTTCCTCTTCGCGCGCGTGAGCAACGCGGTGTCGGTGGATGGAGAGGGCACGGCCGCGCAGGTGGTGTTCCGCGTGGACGCGGGGCCGCGCGTGCGCGTGGGGCAGGTGCTGCTCCAGGGGCTGACGCGCACGGATCCGGACGTGGTGCTGGCGCTGCTGGGCCTGAAGCCCGGCGCGCCGCTGTCGGTGGAGGGCCTGGCGGAAGCGCAGCGCCGGCTGTCGCGGCTGGGCCTGTTCCGCCAGGCGGAGGTGTCGCTGGCGGACCCCAACCGGCGCGAGGCGTCCAAGGACGTGCTGGTGACGGTGCAGGAGCGCCCGCGCATCGACGGCGAGGTGTCCGGCGGCTACTTCCTGGTGGACGGTCCGCGCATCACGCTGGACACGGCATGGCGCAACCTGGATGGCCGGGGGCTGAACCTGCTGGCGCGTGGCAAGGTGAACTACGCGGGCGCGAGCGCGGAGGCCCTGTCGTCGTCGCGCCAGCCAGCCGGGTGCTCCACCGGAGAGCTGTCGGGAGAGGCGTGCGAGTCCGACCTGGAGGGCCTCAGCGGCCTGGGCGGGCGCGGCAACCTGGCGCTGTCACAGCCGCGCCTGTCCTTCCTCGCGCCCCAGGAGATTGGCGCGCGGCTGGACCTCATTGGCGAGCGCGCGCACCGGCCCTCGTACCTGTCCACGCGGTTCGCCGCGGTGGCGGGCGTGGACTGGGCGCTGGCGTCGTGGGTGAACGTGTCGCTCCAGTACGAACTGGAGAACAACCGGCTGCGCTCGCGCGCGGGCGTGCTGGAGCTGGTGAACCGCGCGGACCAGGAGCGCCTGCGCTATCCGTACGGCGACTTCGCGCTGCACTCGCTGCGGCCGTCGATGACGCTGGACTTCCGCGACGACCCGGCGAATCCGCGGCGGGGCATGGTGCTCAGCACCAGCGTGGAGTTCATGCGCGGCATCCGCGTGCGCCCCACGGACGTCGCGGGCAGCCGCGTGCCGGAGTTCCCCATCGACGGGGTGAAGCTGTCGGGCAGCGTGAGCGCGTACGCGCCGCTGGGCCGCCGCGCGAGCGTGGCGGTGAGCGCGCGGGCGGGCACCATCGTGCCCCTGACGCAGGGGTCGCAGAACATCGGCTCCAAGCTCTTCTACCTGGGCGGTTCGTCCAGCCTCCGGGGCTTCCGCGAGGACGGCGTGCTGCCGCAGGACGTGCGCGAGGGGCTGCACCAGCGGCTGGCCGCGTGCCGCGCGGTCATCACGCCCGCGGGGTGCCCGGACGACCTGAAGGCGGTGCTCGCCGGGCAGGTGCCCGCGAGCCAGGGCGGCGAGCTCTACACGCTGGGCAAGGCGGAGCTGCGCGTCCCGGCGGTGGCGGCGGTGGACCTGGGCCTGTTCTTCGAGGTGGGCAACCTGTGGCAGGACCGGACGCTCTTCGACCTGGGCGTGCTGCGCTATACGGCGGGAGTGGGGCTGCGCTACGTGACGCCCGTCGGTCCGCTCGCCTTCGACGTGGGCTTCAACCTGGACCGCGACGAGGCCCTCAACGAGGCGCCCACGCAGTTCCACTTCAGCATCGGGACGTTCTGA
- a CDS encoding Ig domain-containing protein, with product MRRALTALMGAALLTMGACTFAPDLSRFAACDAAGGCPSGSKCLASENRCLPTCGEGGPCDKSEPAETQDAGADSGTDASAEDAGAVDDGGTDAGTPDAGPSALALESNILVEGIETIPYVAQLQARGGTPPYTFNTTGQLPAGFALSTDGQITGTPTRAGDAFLPVEVTDQGTPMKRASGNLLLRVRPVLRLAGPAPLADIPQKKPYAERLSATGGQAPYFFSLVEGQSLPAGVSLASDGSVTGTTTQQGTQTFTVEVTDSQVPPQSRTRQLTLTTVDATGFVKLLSRAVPDGRVDTDYSYAFKWTGGTGSFTWSVKKGELPPGLILDTQQGILYGTPTSSGTYTFELSVVDLLSSTQLGYSLKID from the coding sequence ATGAGAAGAGCGCTGACCGCGCTGATGGGCGCCGCCCTGCTCACGATGGGCGCCTGCACGTTCGCACCGGACCTGTCGCGCTTCGCCGCGTGTGACGCGGCCGGAGGCTGTCCTTCCGGCAGCAAGTGCCTGGCATCGGAGAACCGCTGCCTGCCGACCTGTGGCGAGGGCGGTCCTTGCGACAAGTCCGAACCCGCGGAGACGCAGGATGCGGGCGCGGACAGCGGCACGGACGCGAGCGCCGAGGACGCGGGCGCGGTGGACGACGGCGGCACGGATGCGGGCACCCCGGACGCGGGGCCCTCCGCGCTCGCGCTGGAGTCCAACATCCTGGTGGAGGGCATCGAGACGATCCCCTACGTGGCGCAGCTCCAGGCCCGTGGCGGAACGCCCCCGTACACGTTCAACACCACCGGTCAGCTTCCCGCGGGCTTCGCGCTGAGCACGGACGGCCAAATCACCGGCACGCCCACTCGCGCGGGGGATGCGTTCCTTCCCGTGGAGGTGACCGACCAGGGCACGCCGATGAAGCGCGCCAGTGGCAACCTGCTGCTGCGCGTGCGGCCCGTGCTGCGCCTCGCCGGCCCGGCGCCGCTCGCGGACATTCCCCAGAAGAAGCCCTACGCGGAGCGCCTCTCCGCCACGGGGGGACAGGCGCCGTACTTCTTCAGCCTCGTCGAGGGGCAGTCGCTGCCCGCGGGCGTCTCCCTGGCCTCGGACGGCAGCGTCACCGGCACGACGACGCAGCAGGGCACGCAGACCTTCACGGTGGAGGTCACGGACAGCCAGGTGCCGCCGCAGAGCCGCACCCGCCAGCTCACGCTCACCACGGTGGACGCCACCGGGTTCGTCAAGCTGCTGTCGCGCGCGGTGCCGGACGGCCGCGTGGACACCGACTACAGCTATGCGTTCAAGTGGACCGGCGGCACCGGCTCGTTCACCTGGAGCGTGAAGAAGGGGGAGCTGCCTCCGGGCCTCATCCTGGACACCCAACAGGGCATCCTCTACGGCACCCCCACGAGCTCGGGCACCTACACCTTCGAGCTGAGCGTCGTCGACCTCTTGAGCAGCACCCAGCTGGGCTATTCGCTCAAGATCGACTGA
- a CDS encoding NAD(P)/FAD-dependent oxidoreductase, translating to MATYDVVIVGGGPGGLNAALYLGRGRRAVLLCDAGTPRNAAAEHMHGFGSRDGIPPSEFRRISREQLRAYPNVEVRDTRVGSVEKHEGGFRVALGDGSTVDTRRLLLAVGMVDVMLDIPGYKELWGPSIFQCPYCHGWEVRDQPLGVLLTEPQYLDHAAVIQNWSQDTTVFTHGAFAMTAEQRERLQALGIGLEEQRIRALHGKDGHLEAVELEDGTRVARKVMFSAPPQRQSELVTRLGLALDEQGFVKVGPVGETSVPGISAVGDMTTRLQGALMAASAGAVAAAMMNHGLIQEDADRRYTAVTGKPPASKQKPH from the coding sequence ATGGCGACATACGACGTGGTCATCGTGGGAGGCGGTCCGGGAGGGCTCAACGCCGCGCTGTATCTGGGGCGCGGGCGCAGGGCGGTGCTGTTGTGTGACGCGGGCACGCCCCGCAACGCGGCGGCGGAGCACATGCACGGCTTCGGGTCGCGCGACGGCATCCCGCCCTCGGAGTTCCGGCGCATCAGCCGCGAGCAGCTCCGGGCCTATCCGAACGTGGAGGTGCGCGACACGCGGGTGGGCTCCGTGGAGAAGCATGAAGGGGGCTTCCGCGTGGCGCTGGGCGACGGGAGCACGGTGGACACGCGCCGGCTCCTCCTCGCCGTGGGCATGGTGGACGTCATGCTGGACATCCCCGGCTACAAGGAGCTGTGGGGCCCCAGCATCTTCCAGTGCCCGTACTGTCACGGCTGGGAGGTCCGGGACCAACCCCTGGGCGTGTTGCTCACGGAGCCGCAGTACCTGGACCACGCGGCCGTCATCCAGAACTGGTCACAGGACACGACGGTCTTCACCCATGGCGCGTTCGCCATGACGGCCGAGCAGCGTGAGAGACTCCAGGCCCTGGGCATCGGCCTGGAGGAGCAGCGGATCCGCGCGCTCCACGGGAAGGACGGCCATCTGGAGGCGGTGGAGCTGGAGGACGGGACGCGGGTGGCGCGCAAGGTCATGTTCTCCGCGCCGCCGCAGCGACAGTCGGAGCTCGTGACCCGGCTGGGACTGGCACTGGATGAGCAGGGCTTCGTGAAGGTGGGCCCGGTGGGCGAGACGTCCGTGCCGGGCATCTCCGCCGTGGGGGATATGACGACGCGTCTCCAGGGTGCGCTCATGGCGGCCAGCGCTGGCGCTGTCGCGGCGGCCATGATGAACCACGGCCTCATCCAGGAGGACGCGGACCGTCGCTACACGGCCGTGACGGGGAAGCCTCCGGCCTCGAAGCAGAAGCCGCACTGA
- a CDS encoding lysophospholipid acyltransferase family protein has product MFYACVRAVMALALRLFYRVKVNTPGEAPSGPVLFVGNHPNGLIDPALVFILTRRQVTFMAKAPLFKLPVIGWLLRGLDALPVYRKQDDPTQMGRNEGTLDAAKGALVQGRAITIFPEGKSHSEPALAELKTGAARIALNAAREGAPVRIVPVGLTYAEKNVFRSEVLIDQGAPIDVAAFLPKDAASEQDAVRALTERVAEGLRSVTLNLEQWADLPVVHVAEQLYAFRQGGTLAPERLRLWARGVRLFRAEEPERYERLRQHLSSFGHRMSLVQATRPEELSVEYRPANVVPFVVKTLLRLVFGLPLFAVGLALFAIPYPLPRMAARRAELDIQATVKFLTAVVVSLVWWWGLTAVAAVGGGWGWGLGTFVGVPSLALFTLSFAERWDAIRHDLELFFTLGNRKRLKARLLAEGERLAGEVERVAEEYRPRIEVPEASPVVR; this is encoded by the coding sequence GTGTTCTATGCGTGTGTGCGGGCGGTGATGGCGCTGGCCCTGAGGCTCTTCTACCGGGTGAAGGTGAACACCCCGGGGGAGGCGCCGTCGGGTCCGGTGCTCTTCGTAGGCAACCATCCGAACGGGCTCATCGACCCGGCGCTGGTGTTCATCCTCACGCGTCGCCAGGTGACGTTCATGGCGAAGGCGCCGCTCTTCAAGCTGCCCGTCATCGGGTGGCTCCTGCGGGGGTTGGACGCGTTGCCGGTGTACCGCAAGCAGGACGACCCGACGCAGATGGGGCGCAATGAAGGGACGCTGGACGCGGCGAAGGGCGCGCTCGTGCAGGGGCGGGCCATCACCATCTTTCCGGAGGGCAAGAGCCATTCGGAGCCCGCGCTCGCGGAGCTGAAGACGGGCGCGGCGCGCATCGCGCTCAACGCCGCGCGCGAGGGCGCTCCGGTGCGCATCGTCCCGGTGGGGCTCACCTACGCGGAGAAGAACGTCTTCCGCAGCGAGGTGCTCATCGACCAGGGGGCGCCCATCGACGTGGCGGCCTTCCTGCCGAAGGACGCCGCGTCGGAGCAGGACGCGGTGCGCGCGCTGACGGAGCGGGTGGCGGAGGGGCTGCGCTCGGTGACGCTCAACCTGGAGCAGTGGGCGGACCTTCCGGTGGTCCACGTGGCGGAGCAGCTCTATGCGTTCCGCCAGGGTGGCACTCTGGCGCCGGAGCGGCTGCGGCTGTGGGCGCGCGGAGTGCGGCTGTTCCGAGCGGAGGAGCCGGAGCGCTATGAGCGGCTGCGGCAGCACCTGTCCTCCTTCGGCCATCGGATGTCGCTGGTGCAGGCCACGCGTCCGGAGGAGCTGTCCGTGGAGTACCGCCCGGCCAACGTGGTGCCCTTCGTGGTGAAGACGCTGCTGCGGCTGGTGTTCGGGCTGCCGTTGTTCGCGGTGGGGCTCGCGCTGTTCGCGATTCCGTATCCGCTGCCCCGGATGGCGGCGCGGCGCGCGGAGCTGGACATCCAGGCCACGGTGAAGTTCCTCACCGCGGTGGTGGTGTCGCTGGTGTGGTGGTGGGGCCTCACCGCGGTCGCGGCGGTGGGGGGCGGGTGGGGCTGGGGGCTTGGGACCTTCGTGGGGGTGCCGTCGCTGGCGCTCTTCACGTTGTCGTTCGCGGAGCGCTGGGATGCCATCCGTCACGACCTGGAGCTGTTCTTCACGCTGGGCAACCGGAAGCGGCTGAAGGCCCGGCTGCTCGCGGAAGGGGAGCGGCTTGCGGGGGAGGTGGAGCGGGTGGCGGAGGAGTACCGGCCGAGGATCGAGGTGCCCGAGGCCTCGCCCGTCGTGCGGTAG